A region of the Bradysia coprophila strain Holo2 unplaced genomic scaffold, BU_Bcop_v1 contig_232, whole genome shotgun sequence genome:
AGCGGCAAAGCTTGCAGGTTTTGGGTCAGCAGTTGCCTATACAGATTCCAATCCATTTTTCTCGGATTACGATAGGGTTTACCACGCGGGAAACACCCGCAGATGTCAAATCTGATCAATTTATGATCGGAAAAAGTCTCCTCGTCGATCACCCTCCAAGAACGAACATTTTCTGTCAGCAGACCGCTGGACGCCAACGTTACGTCAATGCATTCTTTATTGATACAAAATTCCATGACCTTTTCCAATGATGGACCGGGTGGAGGCATTGGCGAGTCAAATGGTGGGTAAATagagacaacaacaaaatctcCTCCTTCCATTCATCTTCAGTAAGTTGGTTTAGGGCAAGAGCATTCACATCCGGAGAGATATGAATAGCTGCCCTTGGCCTGGTTCCTTTTTTTGTGGTAAAACAGTCGATCATGAAATTGGCCGAAGCCGTGCACTTTCTTACCCCTGACCCAGGGTTATTGTATCAATGATATATTTGTCTGCTCCACTCTGATGTCACGACAATAAGTGTACGTGGCTTTTTTTGCAGTGGAGTACTCAATCtcagattttgaatttgtttttgttttgtttcctATATAGTCAAGAAATGCACTGAAGATGACGTAAATATAAACATCGAAACGTTTGCTGAAAACTAGCATTTTTCACTGACAAACAAACTGATCCAATCCGAAGAATATTCCCCGAATCATAtaattaattgattgattgattgaacatttatttagcaaCGCTATTTTTACATCATCACATagattatcacaaaatttaaaacttatCGTCTACATCTTAATCATCATCTTCTTTTCTCTaccaacaaattcaattttaaacaaaaactgtcCTCACAAAACTCTTTAAATTACTTTTGAACACCGTTTCATTGTCCTCATCTTTTAAGTCTCTCGGCAGTGAATTAAACAAAACGAGTCCCCTATGAAACAACGAATTCCTTTCTTTAACACTTTTCTTAGCTGTCACATAGAAATCTTCTCTCGATCTCGTTTCGTATCGATGTATGTCACTGTTGAATGTAACCATTTCGCCGAGGTACTTTGGCATCAGTCCCCTTCGCAGCTTGCGCACAAACGTCAACGTCGTTGCATACACTCGTTGTTTCACGCTCATCCAGTCCAACGCTTCCAACATGAATGATATGGGTGTGATCTTCCTACACTTCAGCACTGATCTCATCACTCGATTTTGAAGTATTTGGAGTCTGTCGAATGCTGATTGATTGCTCAAAAACAGTAATGAAGCGCAGTAGTCGAAGTGTGGCGCAATAATGGATTTGTAAACGCTGATTCGTGCCTCCATCGTTAaatcaacttttttcgccactttTTTACATACGTAGTCCacgttttgtttgaaatctAATTTGTAATCAATTAGGACTCCCAGGTACTTGATATTGTTCACTACTTCCAGTTCCTCTCCATCGACTATTTGTACTTTCAGCTGCGTACTTTATTTCTAAGCATTGAACCAAGTCACGTAATTATTGCGGCTTTGGCTTTTGTCAAACTTAGTTCATAGACAGTTTATGCATGTCACGTTTGACATTAGCTGAAGATGACTCAACAGCATCTATTTTATCAGCTAATACCAAATCGATGAGCAGCCATCTGCATATgactatttttcatttctaaatCAACTCTTGAGTTGTGAAaacgtaaaataaattaaactccAACCAACCGTCGAccagttaaaattttgttgtcacATCATCATCTCGATTTAAATCGGTTATTCCACTCAATTAGGTAAGCCAACACTCTATCGATTTTGCTAGTGGTCTAATGAACATATGCTAAAACCGATCTCTACGGATGAAATTGTGTTCGTTCGACCAGTGAAATTCTTTCATTCTTTATTTAATTCGAAACAAACCTATTggcaaaatgtaataaatgatggaatttgtttatgtactgtccgtttgacaagaggatcgccacggttcagcagggggttttgaacatttgttttttacacgttggcacacgtgctcttgtcagattcaagattctttttacgaaggttacgctgattatactttgtgaaaaaggccaataccttgcaaatatgtcacatcttggacagaatttgacactgcaatatctgcaacatgaaaaaactaaatgttcgaaaccccctgaaaccccgtgcttccacctacgtaatatacacaaactaggtgagccaatcttaatttattaacTACAAAACAGACGCgaatgaaaaaactgaaagagCGTTGTAAATTTCTAGAAGCAGCGCCCGATCTAAACTAAttccaaatttgtttttctctttttcagCATGCCTACCGTCCGTTTACAATCATCCGATGGCGAAATTTTCAATACTGACGCGAACACAATAAAGTGTTCGGAAACTATCAAAACAATGTTCGATGATTGCAGAATCGGGGATGAAGACGACGTTCTTGTGCCGGTGCAGAATGTGAGAGCAGACATTTTGCAAAAAGTTCTAGAATGGGCCAACCATCACAAAGACGAAGCTCAAAAGGCTGGCGATGGCGttgacacaaaacaaaaacgaaccGATGACATTTCGGAGTGGGATGCAAACTtcttgaaagtggaccagggaATGTTGTTCGATTTGATTTTGGCAGCGAATTACCTGGATGTAAGGGGACTGTTGGACGTTACGTGCAAAAAGGTGGCCAGTATGATCAAGGGGAAAAACCCAGACCAGATTCGCAAAACGTTTAACATTATTAACGATTTTGGTGAAGAGGAAGGCGAAGAGGAAGGTATGAAGAAAAGTGAAGAGAGTTGATTCATGTAATGGTTTCGTTTGTTGGTAgaataaatgtttaaaataatatCCGCACTTTCTCTAGAAGTATTCGGAAATACATAGAAATTCCAAACAAACGGtgaattattcaaaatcattttagagCCGTTGATAATAACTGAGAGTAGAAATGGGTTACATATGTCTGTCTCTGAAACGCACGAACTTCTGACTGTTCGCCgacaataggtttgttccaaggccatatgaattgtcaaatttcatccacagagccataacctcaataatttctgtgtaaatcgcgtaggggacgttgctcgatttgtatgaaatatcacgtaagtgacgttgctgtggatgaaattgtcgttgttcgggttgtcaaagttcgtgtttacagttacttggaacaaacctatcaCAAAGAATCATATATTGTGACGCTGTGCGAATATTGCATGCATTTCCATGTGTTAAGCGATGTATGAAAACTACATGTTTTTTGTAGCGTCCCAATATAATTATGACTTTAGGCCTAGTACACAGGTATAAATAGGTTTCTTTCtttgtgaaatgaaatgtcaaaccgTCATAACCatagagccataacctcaacacCTTTAACAATgctattgtcaaaataacaaagaaaaataagttgtGGTTATGGTTCTATAGATGACATCGGTTTGTGttcggttcattttgttcGGCTTAACCGTTGCTTGGAAGAAACTTATACCTCTGATCGAATCGAAGGAATGACAGAAGATATATAAGCGTTCTTTCATTGCTTCGCGTCAACGTACTagatttgcaaaaatttgctataAGTCTATACTAGACTTTACTGACATACTTAAGTCACTTTATTGAGGCTAGTACACAgtttgtcaaaaatattttcacggaCGTCTTTGTGTGTAGGGTcacatttgaaattgaattgtaattACAAGATTATTACAAGTAATTACAAGTATACTTTCTATGATGGAAGAATTTGAATATCGGACATGAGTATGTTCAATTTTTGCCCACTATACATTCATGTCGCCACTTTTTTTCAACTGCTCATATCTTAATGTGGATCAATTTGggaaacccaataagaccatATTTGCCCTGAAAGATCATTCAACTTTTCTAATGACATCACGCATGATTTTAAGCGTTTCATGaacctggagaaattttcataattttcataatgttttcgatcacctcctCATACCTTTCTGGGCACGtataaaaaagtttatgaactGAGCGTTTGATTAAATCAatgtttaaaaatcaaaaatctgttgaatttttttagtcAAGTGATCTGACCCACTAAAAGGGTGGAACCTACTGTTGATAGGTATTTTTGGGGATTGCAACTGAACGTggtcattttattatttttttcaactcggTTGAATGAAGTAACCAAAATGTAACAACTTCAATCTGTATAATTCCCGTTATTATCCACGTCTGACAACTGTAACGaacacggaggcaaaacgcAATGAAAACGTATGACTGTGATGCCACCTCAAAGTagggtttccactcaacacaaagtactccgtgtgagggCCGTGAgagagctgtcaagtaaaaaaattcaatttgcttGTGACTGGCAAAGTGATATCACAGCTTTCACAAAAATGTCCTACTAAAATTCAAATCCAcctgcaaaaaatattttctgcaacGGATCCCATCTCGCATAAGCTGATGTCGCCCTAAACGCATCCATATATCAATACCAAACCAAAGAGAGAAGTCATTTGTACTTGACCATTTAATTTCTCATTTGTAAATCAGCTCTTGTTATGTGTTGTGAAGGCGCCAAATATATTACAATCCAACGAAGGTTCGGCCAGTTAGAACTCGTATTACGAAGAAACAGTTTAGCAATTTTTACAtcattctttcaatttaaattagtTATTTAACTCAAGAAACTACCAATCAAGGTAAGctcaaatcaaattcaatgGATTTTCGATAGGGCCAGTGCAGTGGtccaattgttttttttttgcatttcgacgaaattaaattttgtatttcaccgaaaaattcgaaaaattattgtcctgaaatttcgacgacatgagaatcggtgacttcctgaagaaacgacgagaagaaacggtgaattcctgaagaaacgatgaAAAGTAACGGTCACTAAAGTCGCCGTTTCTTATCGCcttttcttcaggaagtcaccgttACTTCAGAAAGGCACCATTACTTCAGAAAGGCACCGTTACTTCAGAAAGGCACCGTTACTTCAGAAAGGCACCGTTACTTCAGAAAGGCACCGTTTCTCCTGGAAGTCGTTATTTCTTCTagtcgtttcttcagaaaatctgGAGAGGCGTCATTACATGTCGCCGTTTTttcttcctgaagaaacgacgagaagaaacaacgactttcagaagaaacggtgacatGAAACAACCTCTGATTGCAACCAACtaaagcaaataaaataaacagtttcatattttgatttaaatgaattaaatctACGTACAGCTGAAATTTCGATTCCTAATTTTCTTCTCGCCGTACaggcgttttgttggttcttacagaatttatccttttacgaattgtaacgtaaaggagtGTAGTTCGTCCCAACAGAAtgcatctttttacgaaatgaattttcaccGCAATGAAGTTGCAGACTAAGTACCTGACAACTGGGTTTtgatacattttgtaaaaggatgagtTCCATATGATTGAACAAAACGGGTTTTCGATgcatttcgtaaaatgataaatttctatggttaaacaaatttcttttcgtcACATAAGGATAAAATACAGCTATTTGTTCAGCCatagggaattcatccattTACGAAATGTATCAAAAAGCAGTTGTCAGGTAATTTGTCTGTAACTTCAGTATACATGCTGAATTTATGGACAACGTTCTTGCCAAACTTTCACCTGACTCGACTTCAGCAGCTCGTCGGTTTGTGTGGCCAGTGTTATAGGGAACTTttctaattgttttttttttgtgcttctTCG
Encoded here:
- the LOC119076915 gene encoding S-phase kinase-associated protein 1-like; protein product: MPTVRLQSSDGEIFNTDANTIKCSETIKTMFDDCRIGDEDDVLVPVQNVRADILQKVLEWANHHKDEAQKAGDGVDTKQKRTDDISEWDANFLKVDQGMLFDLILAANYLDVRGLLDVTCKKVASMIKGKNPDQIRKTFNIINDFGEEEGEEEGMKKSEES